The proteins below are encoded in one region of Telopea speciosissima isolate NSW1024214 ecotype Mountain lineage chromosome 10, Tspe_v1, whole genome shotgun sequence:
- the LOC122643738 gene encoding miraculin-like — protein MGTPVMFSPACLQHPELAFLREREEGEMMIQESMDMNIRFAGMNNRVWQVEQQGKEESSSSRDSMRFVTLGGKPGYPGESTVRNWFKIESMSESTPMYKIVYCPNVCESCQVMCGNVGITKRNGNRWLSVSEHSEFPFVFIRAQTQQ, from the coding sequence ATGGGTACCCCAGTTATGTTCTCTCCAGCATGCTTGCAACACCCAGAATTGGCCTTCCttcgagagagagaagagggggaaATGATGATTCAGGAATCGATGGACATGAACATTAGATTCGCCGGGATGAATAATAGGGTGTGGCAGGTGGAACAGCAGGGGAAAGAGGAATCGTCAAGTTCGAGGGATTCGATGAGGTTTGTGACATTGGGAGGAAAGCCAGGGTACCCAGGGGAATCGACGGTGAGGAACTGGTTCAAGATTGAGAGCATGAGCGAGAGTACCCCAATGTATAAGATTGTTTACTGCCCCAATGTGTGCGAGTCTTGCCAAGTGATGTGCGGGAATGTTGGGATCACCAAGAGGAACGGCAACCGATGGCTGTCGGTGTCGGAGCACAGTGAGTTCCCCTTCGTCTTCATCAGAGCCCAGACACAACAGTAG
- the LOC122643739 gene encoding kunitz trypsin inhibitor 5-like, protein MWNRVFLSGLLILASLVHTNAIPSHSHHHHSSHSQSHSAVLDTDGNELQAGMPYYIVSAIRGGGGGGVSMDRRESSTSHGHTTHTPTVRQSAYDMNMGTPVMFSPASMQHPELAFLGEREEGEMMIQESMDMNIRFSGMNNRVWQVEQQGKEESSSSRDSMRFVTLGGKPGYPGESTVRNWFKIERMSESTPMYKIVYCPNVCESCQMICGSVGITKRNGNRWLSVSEHSEFPFVFIRAQTQQ, encoded by the coding sequence ATGTGGAACAGAGTTTTCCTTTCTGGGTTATTGATTTTAGCCTCCCTTGTCCACACCAACGCCATTCCCAGTCACTCTCATCACCACCACTCCTCCCATTCCCAATCCCACTCCGCTGTGCTCGACACAGACGGCAATGAACTCCAAGCAGGGATGCCATACTACATCGTCTCCGCCATCAGGggaggcggtggtggtggtgtctcCATGGACAGGAGAGAAAGCTCCACCTCTCACGGCCACACGACCCACACCCCAACCGTGAGACAGAGTGCCTACGACATGAACATGGGTACCCCAGTTATGTTCTCTCCAGCATCCATGCAACACCCAGAATTAGCCTtccttggagagagagaagagggggaaATGATGATTCAGGAATCGATGGACATGAACATTAGATTCTCCGGGATGAATAATAGGGTGTGGCAAGTGGAACAGCAGGGAAAAGAGGAATCGTCAAGTTCGAGGGATTCGATGAGGTTTGTGACATTGGGAGGAAAGCCAGGGTACCCAGGGGAATCGACGGTGAGGAACTGGTTCAAGATTGAGAGGATGAGCGAGAGCACCCCAATGTATAAGATTGTTTACTGCCCCAACGTGTGTGAGTCTTGCCAAATGATTTGCGGAAGTGTTGGGATCACCAAGAGGAACGGCAACCGATGGCTGTCGGTGTCGGAGCACAGTGAGTTCCCCTTCGTCTTCATCAGAGCCCAGACACAACAGTAA